CGACCAATCCCTTTTGATCCTCCTGTCACAACAACGACTTCTTCATGCATAAGACTTAGTCACCCATCACTTTAATCACACATTTTCTCTCGCGCGGTCTAGCACAGTCAAAATCCGCAAAATAGATATGCCCCGTAGAACCTACCCCTAATTTGCCTTCATCCACGTCAAAAACTTGGCTGGAACCAATCAGAGTTGCTTTTAAGTGAGCGTCACCATTCCATAAGTCTGATGGTGAATTATTAGGCAGATAGTCTTTTACATTTGGCCATTCTGCAACTGCCTTATAATGTTCCTCACCCGGATAAATATAAGTATCGGCACTGGTATGGTAAGGAATAATCTTCTCTAAGACATTATTTAAGTCAGCCTGTAGAGACTCAATCCCGTCTTCAGTCATATCATGGGCATACTCTTCATAGAAGACTGAACAAGTGGTGTGGGGCGAAATCACTGCACAAATGCCATTTTGAACGCCACTGTTTTCAATAGCTTCGCGAACTTGGGCACTAATGTTAACATAGGTTGGTTGCCCTCCAGTGGATTGGACTTTAATGGTTTCTTTATAGACTGTCATGATATCCTTCCTTTCTATTTTGCTTTGGCAGCAGCTTCAATCATATCTTTTAACATTTGTTTGGGATTGTCGGCCTTAGTAATCCCACTGGTACAGCCAGTACCGTCTGCTCCCATTTCAATGGTGCGGCTAACATCATTCGCGGTCGAAATCCCAGCCGCTTGCATGACTAAGATATTGTCATCAATAGCTTTTATCGCTTCGTTAGTTGATTCGATATAGGAAGCATCAGAAGTTTGGCCAGTCCCAATAAGTTCAGTCGGTTCACAGAGAATAATGTCAGGATGCAAGGTCGCCAAAGCCTGGGCTTCCTTCATGGAATCCGCACAAACAATGGTAATGATATCTAAGTCATCGGCCCTTTGGATGGCTTGGACAATCTCAGCAATGGTCATAGGATTTTCAGCGTGATTTAAGAAAGTCGCTCGAGCACCGGCAGCTTGTAATGACTCAGGGAGGACTTTGCCCATCCCCCTACCTGGTTCAATGCCGTCCAGGTGTTGAGCGGAGACAATAATATGGTCGGTAGCTTGAGCAACTGCCGCTAGATCCGCATAAGGGCAAGTCAGAAAAACTGAAATTCCTGGGTGTTTTTCGGCTTCTTGGTCAGCTACTTTAGCAAGTTCTAAAAGTTCCTCGCCGTATAAGAATGATTTCGGGTTAAAAATGAAAAATGGCGACTTTACTTGTACTTTAGACATGGCTTATTTTCCTTCCTTATAACGCTCGGTTTCAAAGACATCATAGTAGTGATCAAGCACTGCTCTCATCCCTTGGTCAGCGGTCTTTTTCAGTTCCACATAGCCTTCAGGTTTTTCCTTTTGAATGGCTTCATAAGCCGCCACAATGAAGTCTGTGTAGACATTGATCTTCGCAACGCCTTTTTGGGCACATTTTTTCAGGTTTTCATCTCCTGAGGAAGAGCCACCATGTAAAACTAGAGGAATATCGGTGGCTTGGTTGATTTCCTCTAAGCGGTCGAAGTTGATTTCCGGCGTTCCGGAATAAACACCATGAGCAGTACCAATGGAGACTGCTAAGGAATCAACGCCTGTTGCCTCAACAAAACGAACCACATCCTTGGCTTCGGTGTAAACAGAATCGGTTAAGGCCCGGGCTTCTGACAAGTCATTGGCGCCTACGTGACCCAATTCAGCTTCTACGGGGACATTGTATTTATGGGCATAGTCAACCACTTCTTTAGTAATTTTGACATTGTCTTCAAAACTCGCTTCCGAAGCGTCAATCATAGCTGCAGAAAAGCCTAAATCAATGGCTTTAAAAATAAAGTCCTTATCAAAGCCATGGTCCAAGTGGAGCACCACGGGAACACTGGCCTTCTCTGCTAAGAAGTTACCGACTAAAGCTGCTTCTTCTAAGGACATAATATCAACGTGTTTTTGAGCATAAGATAAAATAACGGGTAACCCACGTTCTTCCGCCACCTCAACATAAGCACGAGCTGAATCTAGGTCAATATAATCAGGCGCAGGAATGGCGTATC
The nucleotide sequence above comes from Aerococcus urinae. Encoded proteins:
- a CDS encoding YjbQ family protein, giving the protein MTVYKETIKVQSTGGQPTYVNISAQVREAIENSGVQNGICAVISPHTTCSVFYEEYAHDMTEDGIESLQADLNNVLEKIIPYHTSADTYIYPGEEHYKAVAEWPNVKDYLPNNSPSDLWNGDAHLKATLIGSSQVFDVDEGKLGVGSTGHIYFADFDCARPRERKCVIKVMGD
- a CDS encoding triose-phosphate isomerase, translated to MSKVQVKSPFFIFNPKSFLYGEELLELAKVADQEAEKHPGISVFLTCPYADLAAVAQATDHIIVSAQHLDGIEPGRGMGKVLPESLQAAGARATFLNHAENPMTIAEIVQAIQRADDLDIITIVCADSMKEAQALATLHPDIILCEPTELIGTGQTSDASYIESTNEAIKAIDDNILVMQAAGISTANDVSRTIEMGADGTGCTSGITKADNPKQMLKDMIEAAAKAK
- a CDS encoding class II fructose-bisphosphate aldolase, yielding MKVDSKELLLDAKKRGYAIPAPDYIDLDSARAYVEVAEERGLPVILSYAQKHVDIMSLEEAALVGNFLAEKASVPVVLHLDHGFDKDFIFKAIDLGFSAAMIDASEASFEDNVKITKEVVDYAHKYNVPVEAELGHVGANDLSEARALTDSVYTEAKDVVRFVEATGVDSLAVSIGTAHGVYSGTPEINFDRLEEINQATDIPLVLHGGSSSGDENLKKCAQKGVAKINVYTDFIVAAYEAIQKEKPEGYVELKKTADQGMRAVLDHYYDVFETERYKEGK